Within the Methanomicrobium sp. W14 genome, the region CCACTATACAAAACGTCTTGAGGAGATGACGGAGGAAAGGGAGAACATCGAGGAGGATATAAAGAATTCTGACGAGGAGATAAAATCCCTTTATGATAGGATTTCCGAAAGCAGGGTCCTGATTGATGAACTTGAAAAGAAGCGCGTGGCGTTTTCCGATGAACTCAATGAACTCCAGAAGAAGCGGGATGCCTTAAAAGACGAGATTTTCACCGGGGAAAAACGTATAATTGAAATCGACAGCGAGTGCGAGAAAGTAAAACTTGCAACTGCATCTCTTGCCGAGAGAAAGAATACTCTTGTAGGCCAGATAAACGAACTTCGTGAGGAGGCCAAAGGTATTGAAACCGATATGGCACTTCCTGAAATAGAGGCTGGAATTGAAAAATCGGAACGGGAGATAAAAAAGCTCGGCGCTGTCAATATGCTTGCCATAGAGGAGTACGACAAAACGAGTGAGCGTGTCAGTGAGAGGTCTTCGAGAAAGGACGTTTTGTCAAAGGAGAGGGCTAACATCCTTGAACGTATAGAGCATTATGAAAAGATGAAATATGAATCTTTTATGGAGGCTTTCAGGGCCATCGACGCAAATTTCAGGAAGATATTCGCCCGCCTTACCGAAGGTAACGGAAAGCTCGTTCTCGAAAATGATGATGATCCGTTCAGCGGCGGTATGACATTTGCAGTCCAGCCGCGTGAGAAGAAGGTGCACCTTTTGTCCTCACTTTCTGGAGGAGAAAAGTCTCTTACGACTCTTGCTTTTATTTTCTCTATCCAGCAGTATATGCCGGCACCGTTCTATGCCCTTGACGAGGTTGATATGATGCTTGACGGCTCGAATGTCGAAAGGGTGTCCTCGATGATAAATGAGCTTTCCAAAAATGCCCAGACTATATGTGTTTCCTTAAGAAAGCCTACAATTGAGCGTTCCGACAGGATAATAGGCGTTACTGTAAGGCCTGACAAGTCTACGTACGTTACCGGTGTAAAGAGCAATGGATGAGGAACCGGTAGAAATTCTCGTGAAACTTGCCGAGTCCGGTGAGATTGATCCATGGAATATTAATATTGTGGAGGTTACCGACAGGTTTCTGATTGAGCTTGAAAGAATGCAGAAGCTTGACCTGAGGGTATCCGGGAGAACTCTTTTCTTCGCATCTACTCTTCTCAGGATGAAGTCGGATTACCTTAATGAGCCCGAGGAATCTTCGGGGACTGAGGGTGATTTTTACGAGGAGGACTCAGGTTTCGGCGAGGATGACGTCTTTTCGATGGATGAGTTTGCGGAGCCTGTTGACAGGCTTGAACGTGAAATCCAGAGGCGTATCAAGAGAAAAGACCGCAGGAAAAGGCCTGTCACTCTTTATGAACTTATAAAGGAGCTTAAGACCGCCGAAAAAATGTTTCGCCGCAGGCAGAGAAGGACTGATATTCAGCCTGAAATAATCCTTGATGCCGAAGACGTTGTCAGTGTCGCTCATGACGAGGACTTTTCAGATGCAGCGACTACGGTTTACGACAGCTACCATAAGCTTTCAGAAAAAGAGAAGGAAGTCCCGATGTCTGAAATTTGCTCTGACCTGGGAAAAAACCTCAGATCGGTTTACCTGCCGCTTTTGTTCCTTATGCTTGAGGGCAGGGTCGTTTTAAAGCAGAAGGAATTCTTTGGGGAGATTACGGTTTCGGAGTGGTCACCTTCGGCTTTTGACAGTGAATGATCTTCCGGCTGATTTTTGAGCCGATGCCTC harbors:
- a CDS encoding ScpA family protein — encoded protein: MDEEPVEILVKLAESGEIDPWNINIVEVTDRFLIELERMQKLDLRVSGRTLFFASTLLRMKSDYLNEPEESSGTEGDFYEEDSGFGEDDVFSMDEFAEPVDRLEREIQRRIKRKDRRKRPVTLYELIKELKTAEKMFRRRQRRTDIQPEIILDAEDVVSVAHDEDFSDAATTVYDSYHKLSEKEKEVPMSEICSDLGKNLRSVYLPLLFLMLEGRVVLKQKEFFGEITVSEWSPSAFDSE